A window of Cyclopterus lumpus isolate fCycLum1 chromosome 14, fCycLum1.pri, whole genome shotgun sequence contains these coding sequences:
- the txndc15 gene encoding thioredoxin domain-containing protein 15, with amino-acid sequence MTWILNKLHIRCVLIFALYHSDVLKYSAVTAQESDDSLELTLSEDALSEMENSPRFVELEDLDSPPKRQFKTAEIADAVMGTEAPMDPSDIESLFPKNVKDFQSGFSPPCDENGDRCGSPDPGASMEDMSEEPSQQITLDMVHADLPSAEEQNATETAKTYKVTCDRRNVTGIDNFAVQVLNASQDLMEYLNANGTECSVVLFFTSWCQFSASLAPHFNALPRVFPSMHFLALDASQHSSLSTRFGTVAVPNILLFQGAKPMARFNQTDRTLETLTSFIGNQTGFEVGPDNNVTDTDRLGPLLSAPVRSIDWLLVFSILFIAGFTTYAILRTDSIRWLIPGQEHEHQD; translated from the exons atgacgTGGATTTTAAATAAACTCCACATCCGGTGCGTTTTGATATTCGCGTTGTATCACTCTGACGTGTTGAAGTATTCGGCTGTGACCGCGCAAG aGAGCGACGATTCCCTGGAGCTCACGCTATCGGAGGACGCGTTGTCCGAAATGGAAAACAGCCCCAGATTCGTGGAGTTGGAGGACCTGGACTCTCCGCCGAAGAGGCAGTTCAAGACGGCGGAGATCGCGGATGCCGTCATGGGAACCGAAGCCCCCATGGACCCCTCCGACATCGAGTCCCTGTTCCCCAAAAATGTGAAAGACTTCCAGTCGGGCTTCTCTCCGCCTTGCGATGAGAACGGCGACCGGTGCGGATCCCCCGACCCCGGAGCGTCGATGGAGGACATGAGCGAGGAACCGTCGCAGCAG ATCACTCTCGACATGGTGCACGCCGACCTCCCGTCAGCGGAGGAGCAGAACGCCACGGAGACCGCCAAGACCTACAAGGTGACCTGCGACAGGAGGAACGTCACGGGAATTGACAATTTCGCCGTGCAGGTCCTGAACGCGTCGCAG GACCTGATGGAGTACCTGAACGCCAACGGCACCGAGTGCTCCGTAGTGCTGTTCTTCACCTCCTGGTGCCAGTTCTCAGCCAGCCTGGCCCCTCATTTCAACGCCCTGCCCCGAgtctttcccagcatgcacttcCTGGCACTGGATGCCTCGCAGCACAGCAG CCTCTCCACGAGGTTCGGGACCGTGGCCGTGCCCAACATCCTGCTGTTCCAGGGGGCCAAACCGATGGCTCGCTTCAACCAAACCGACAGAACGCTGGAGACGCTCACCTCCTTCATCGGCAACCAGACAG GGTTTGAGGTCGGCCCCGACAACAACGTGACCGACACGGACCGCCTCGGCCCCCTCCTCAGCGCCCCGGTGAGGAGCATCGACTGGCTGCTGgtcttctccatcctcttcatcGCGGGCTTCACCACGTACGCCATCCTGCGGACGGACAGCATCCGCTGGCTCATCCCGGGACAGGAGCACGAGCATCAGGACTGA
- the LOC117742803 gene encoding tripartite motif-containing protein 16-like protein: MAWRGIQQDREKLSCSICLDVLRAPVTVPCGHSYCMSCIKDCWDEEENDRKKTHSCPQCRQSFNPRGDREKDVEALRRQVQATTSSADEAVRDSEKIFTELRRLLEKRSSEVKRQIRDQQKAQVGRAKELEAKLQEEMAALRRRDGELERLSRTEDHLHFLNRYPSLSRLSESEDSPGINTHPPRSFKDVAAEARDRLQALLSEVWGKGVSPPPSEPGTRAEFMKYSCRVTLDPNTAHKRVSLCDRKRKATLMAGEHLYLSHPDRFSERWQVLSREDLTGRCYWEVKWSGKAGIAVAYKDISRTGSANECGFGYNDKSWSLECDGNHCIFRHNDTCSPVSGPQCSRVGVYLDHGAGTLSFYRVADAVTLLHRVRTTFTQPLHAGLCLPRSQGDSAMWCELE; the protein is encoded by the exons ATGGCGTGGCGCGGGATCCAGCAGGATCGAGAAAAACTGAGCTGTTCGATCTGTCTGGATGTCCTCAGGGCCCCGGTGACCGTCCCGTGCGGACACAGCTACTGCATGAGCTGCATCAAAGACTGCTGGGATGAGGAAGAAAACGacaggaagaaaacacacagctgcCCCCAGTGCAGGCAGAGCTTCAACCCAAG AGGGGACCGGGAGAAAGACGTCGAGGCGCTTCGACGTCAGGTGCAGGCCACGACCAGTTCGGCCGATGAAGCGGTGAGGGACAGCGAGAAGATCTTCACCGAGTTGAGGCGTCTGCTCGAGAAAAGGAGCTCCGAGGTGAAGCGGCAGATCCGAGACCAGCAGAAAGCTCAGGTGGGTCGAGCCAAGGAGCTGGAGgcgaagctgcaggaggagatggcGGCGCTGCGGAGGAGGGACGGCGAACTGGAGCGGCTCTCTCGCACCGAGGACCACCTCCACTTCCTGAACCGCTACCCCTCGCTGTCCCGTCTGAGCGAGTCCGAAGACTCGCCCGGCATCAACACCCATCCCCCGAGGTCATTCAAGGACGTGGCGGCGGAGGCCAGAGACAGACTGCAGGCGCTTCTGAGCGAGGTGTGGGGAAAGGGCGTCTCGCCGCCTCCGTCGGAGCCCGGAACCAGAGCCGAGTTCATGAAATACTCGTGTCGGGTCACGCTGGATCCAAATACTGCACACAAGCGCGTGTCGCTGTGcgacaggaagaggaaagcaACGTTGATGGCCGGAGAACATTTGTATTTGAGTCACCCGGACAGATTTAGTGAACGGTGGCAGGTCCTGAGTAGAGAGGATCTAACTGGACGCTGCTACTGGGAGGTGAAGTGGAGCGGCAAAGCCGGTATAGCCGTCGCATACAAAGACATCAGCAGGACGGGGAGCGCCAATGAATGTGGGTTCGGATACAATGACAAATCGTGGTCGTTGGAATGCGACGGTAATCATTGTATATTCAGGCATAACGATACGTGCAGTCCCGTCTCTGGCCCCCAGTGCTCCAGAGTGGGCGTGTACCTGGATCACGGAGCAGGGACTCTGTCCTTCTACAGAGTCGCTGACGCCGTGAccctcctccacagagtccGGACCACGTTCACGCAGCCTCTCCACGCCGGACTTTGCCTTCCGAGATCTCAAGGAGACTCCGCCATGTGGTGCGAGCTCGAGTAG
- the c14h5orf24 gene encoding UPF0461 protein C5orf24 homolog codes for MMRQVTSSDFCMNSRPSCLAEDGHHPASHFDLCTQANKFYPPPPPSALQMTLAPMALPAQVHKPLACQRQEALAGSPAGKIPKGGAQAPDDGKKKSKAAAGGKSGRRGRPLGTTKLAGYRTSTGRPLGTTRAAGFKTSPGRPLGTTRAAGYKVSPGRPPGSIKGLSRLNKLAYGSSCSGAAFPYPLPHKEILCEPSCKEKAANE; via the coding sequence ATGATGCGCCAGGTGACAAGCAGCGACTTCTGCATGAACAGCCGGCCGTCGTGCCTGGCGGAGGACGGCCATCACCCGGCCTCCCACTTTGACCTGTGCACCCAGGCCAACAAGTTCTACCCTCCCCCGCCGCCGTCCGCCCTCCAGATGACGCTGGCGCCCATGGCCTTGCCCGCCCAGGTCCACAAGCCCCTGGCGTGCCAGAGGCAGGAGGCGCTCGCGGGCTCGCCGGCGGGCAAGATCCCCAAAGGCGGCGCCCAGGCGCCGGACGACGGCAAGAAGAAGAGCAAGGCCGCCGCCGGAGGGAAGTCGGGCCGACGCGGGAGGCCTCTGGGAACCACCAAGCTGGCCGGGTACAGGACCAGCACGGGGCGACCGCTCGGCACCACCAGGGCGGCGGGGTTCAAGACCAGCCCGGGACGGCCGCTGGGCACCACCAGGGCGGCGGGGTACAAGGTCAGCCCGGGGCGACCCCCCGGCAGCATCAAGGGCCTGTCCCGCCTCAACAAACTGGCTTACGGCAGCTCCTGCAGCGGAGCGGCGTTCCCCTACCCGCTGCCACACAAGGAGATCCTCTGTGAACCTTCCTGCAAAGAGAAGGCGGCCAACGAGTGA
- the ddx46 gene encoding probable ATP-dependent RNA helicase DDX46 — MGRESRHYRKRSASRGRSGSRSKSRSPDKRSKKDDRDRNRRERSRSRDRRRSRSRDRKRVRRSRSRERRRSRSRDRRRSGSRTRARRSRSGSPSKSRRPDEKSRSKEKDSVDPISEKKKIKEEKEDEKVEDQDFDQNKLEEEMRKRKERVEKWREEQRKKAIENIGEIKRELEEMKQGKKWSLEDDEDDDEDNSAPMEGDDDEDGEEKGESEEKEVKEEKKEEEEEEEKKENKEKEEKKEKEEKEKEKESETPMEQQPEEDDVDPLDAYMEEVKQEVKKFNMGAMKGNDKKGAMTVTKVMTVVKTKKGPNTHKKKGELMENDQDAMEYSSEEEEVDLQTALTGFQTKQRKVLEPVDHKKIEYETYRRNFYVEVPELARMTPEDVNSYRLELEGIAVKGKGCPKPIKTWVQCGVSMKILSAMKRHGYDKPTPIQAQAIPAIMSGRDLIGIAKTGSGKTIAFLLPMFRHIMDQRPLEESEGPISVIMTPTRELALQITKECKKFSKALGLRVVCVYGGTGISEQIAELKRGAEIIVCTPGRMIDMLGANSGRVTNLRRATYVVLDEADRMFDMGFEPQVMRIVDNVRPDRQTVMFSATFPRAMEALARRILAKPLEVQVGGRSVVCSDVEQHVLVIEEDKKFLKLLEILGHYQEKGSVIIFVDKQEHADNLLKDLMKASYPCMSLHGGIDQYDRDSVINDFKNGACRLMVATSVAARGLDVKQLILVVNYNCPNHYEDYVHRAGRTGRAGNKGFAYTFITDDQVRYAGDIIKALELSSSPVPPELEQLWVTFKDQQKLEGKTIKSSSGFSGKGFKFDETEHALANERKKLQKAALGLQDSDDEDGALDIEEQIESMFNSKKRVKDLSAPGSAGGGSGQTASSSTVPGGMPGIGPPSAGNIQKLEMAKRLALKINAQKNLGAEAQDVMQQATNAILRGGTIMTPSVSAKTIAEQLAEKINAKLNYTPVEKLEEERQAAEQAETVKRYEEELEINDFPQTARWKVTSKEALQRIGEYSEAAITIRGTYFPPGKEPKEGERKIYLAIESANELAVQKAKTEITRLIKEELIRLQNSYQPTSKGRYKVL, encoded by the exons ATGGGACGCGAGTCGAG ACACTACAGGAAGCGGTCGGCTTCTCGGGGCCGCTCGGGCAGTCGCTCGAAGAGTCGCTCCCCGGACAAACGCTCCAAGAAGGACGATCGAGACCGGAACCGGAGGGAGCGCTCGCGCAGCCGGGACCGCCGCAGGTCCCGGTCCAGAGACAGAAAACGGGTCAG GCGCTccaggagcagagagaggaggaggtccagGAGCCGAGACAGGAGGAGGTCAGGCAGCAGGACCCGAGCTCGGAGGTCCCGGTCTGGAAGCCCCAGCAAGAGCAGGAGGCCCGATGAAAA GTCGAGGAGCAAGGAGAAAGACAGCGTTGATCCTATATccgaaaagaaaaagatcaaagaggagaaagaggatgagAAGGTCGAGGAT CAAGACTTTGACCAGAacaagctggaggaggagatgaggaagaggaaggagcgTGTGGAGAagtggagggaggagcagaggaagaaggcCATCGAAAACATCGGAGAGATCaagagggagctggaggagatgaAGCAGGGCAAGAAGTGGAGCCTGGAGGATGACGAGG ACGATGACGAGGACAATTCCGCGCCGATGGAGGGAGACGACGACGAAGACGGGGAAGAGAAGGGGGAGAGCGAAGAGAAGGAGgtaaaggaggagaagaaagaagaagaggaggaggaggagaagaaagagaataaagagaaggaggagaagaaggagaaagaggagaaggagaaagagaaggagagcgagACCCCGATGGAGCAGCAGCCCGAGGAGGACGACGTGGACCCTCTGGACGCCTACATGGAGGAGGTGAAACAGGAGGTGAAGAAGTTCAACATGGGAGCCATGAAAGGAAACGATAAG AAAGGAGCGATGACGGTAACCAAAGTGATGACGGTCGTCAAAACCAAGAAAGGACCAAACACTCACAAGAAGAAGGGTGAGCTGATGGAGAACGACCAGGACGCCATGGAG TACtcgtctgaggaggaggaggtggatcTGCAGACGGCGCTGACGGGCTTTCAGACCAAACAGAGGAAGGTCCTGGAGCCCGTGGACCACAAAAAGATCGAGTACGAGACGTACCGCAGGAACTTCTACGTGGAGGTCCCCGAGCTCGCCAGGATGACCCCGGAAG ACGTGAACTCGTACAGGCTGGAACTGGAAGGCATCGCCGTCAAGGGGAAGGGCTGCCCCAAACCCATCAAGACCTGGGTCCAGTGTGGCGTGTCCATGAAGATCCTCAGCGCGATGAAGAG GCACGGCTACGACAAGCCCACCCCCATCCAGGCCCAGGCCATCCCGGCCATCATGTCGGGCCGAGACCTCATCGGCATCGCCAAGACCGGCAGCGGGAAAACCATCGCCTTCCTGCTGCCCATGTTCCGACACATCATGGACCAGAGGCCCCTGGAGGAGTCCGAGGGACCGATCT CTGTCATCATGACTCCGACCAGAGAGCTGGCTCTGCAGATCACCAAGGAGTGCAAGAAGTTCTCCAAAGCGCTGGGACTCCGCgtggtgtgtgtttatggaggcACGGGCATCAGCgaacag ATTGCCGAGCTGAAGAGAGGAGCCGAGATCATCGTGTGCACACCGGGAAGAATGATTGACATGTTGGGGGCCAACAGCG GTCGCGTCACCAACCTGCGCAGAGCCACGTACGTGGTGCTGGATGAAGCCGACCGGATGTTCGACATGGGCTTCGAGCCTCAG GTGATGCGCATCGTGGACAACGTGCGCCCGGACCGCCAGACGGTCATGTTCTCGGCCACCTTCCCCAGAGCCATGGAGGCGCTGGCTCGCCGGATCCTGGCCAAGCCCCTCGAGGTGCAGGTGGGGGGCCGCAGCGTCGTCTGCTCCGACGTGGAACAGCACGTG CTGGTGATCGAAGAGGACAAGAAGTTCCTGAAGCTGCTGGAGATTCTGGGCCACTACCAGGAAAAGGGCTCGGTCATCATCTTCGTGGACAAGCAGGAGCATGCGGACAACCTGCTGAAAGACCTGATGAAGGCCTCGTACCCCTGCATGTCGCTGCACGGAG GAATCGACCAGTACGACCGAGACAGCGTCATCAACGACTTCAAGAACGGCGCGTGCCGCCTGATGGTGGCCACGTCCGTGGCCGCCCGAGGGCTGGACGTCAAGCAGCTGATCCTGGTGGTCAACTACAACTGCCCCAACCACTACGAGGACTACGTGCACCGGGCCGGACGCACGGGCCGAGCGGGCAACAAG gGCTTCGCCTACACCTTCATCACGGATGACCAGGTTCGCTACGCCGGGGATATCATCAAAGCTTTGGAGCTGTCCAGCTCTCCGGTGCCGCCCGAGCTGGAGCAGCTCTGGGTCACCTTCAAGGACCAGCAGAAACTG GAGGGCAAGACCATTAAAAGCAGCAGCGGGTTCTCAGGAAAAGGGTTCAAGTTCGACGAGACCGAACACGCGTTGGCCAACGAGAGGAAGAAGCTGCAGAAAGCTGCTCTCGGTCTGCAGGACTCGGACGACGAGGACGGAGCCCTGGAT ATCGAGGAGCAGATCGAGAGCATGTTCAACTCCAAGAAGCGGGTGAAGGATCTCTCTGCTCCCGGGTCGGCCGGCGGCGGCTCGGGGCAGACGGCGTCCTCGTCCACCGTCCCCGGAGGGATGCCGGGCATCGGGCCCCCGTCCGCCGGGAACATCCAGAAGCTGGAGATGGCCAAGAGGCTGGCGCTCAAGATCAACGCTCAGAAGAACCTCGGCGCCGAGGCTCAG GACGTGATGCAGCAGGCCACCAACGCCATACTGCGGGGCGGCACCATCATGACGCCCTCGGTGTCGGCGAAGACCATCGCGGAGCAGCTGGCGGAGAAGATCAACGCCAAGCTGAACTACACCCCCGtggagaagctggaggaggagcggcaGGCGGCCGAACAGGCCGAGACCGTCAAGAGATacgaggaggagctggagatcAACGACTTCCCGCAG ACGGCCAGGTGGAAGGTGACGTCTAAAGAAGCTCTGCAGAGGATCGGCGAATACTCCGAGGCCGCCATCACCATCAGGGGAACCTACTTCCCTCCGGGCAAAGAGCCCAAGGAGGGAGAGCGCAAGATCTACCTGGCTATCGAAA GTGCAAATGAACTGGCCGTGCAGAAAGCCAAAACGGAGATTACGCGGTTAATCAAGGAGGAGCTCATCAGATTA caaAATTCCTACCAGCCGACAAGCAAAGGCCGGTACAAAGTGCTGTAG
- the camlg gene encoding calcium signal-modulating cyclophilin ligand, producing the protein MEPGEATEGETPGSLSVAQRRAEIRRRKLLMNSEDRMNRIVGFTKPEKENNAAALLRPTEPRFHLDLDRTEPWSPSQRPSPFLSEASGLISRSRGSTPERRGSPGPDSGEPAGDGVGGIRQRPRGERGPADDIGGSPHRGLQKYLSRFDDAMKLRGQLANEKPAQDGAPEADEFDPFRLFRLIGSVLLAVFARGFVCTFLSIFAPFLTLELAYMGLSKYFPKVEKKAQTTVLTTALLLSGIPAEVINRSMDTYRRMGDVFADLCVYFFTFILSHEILLLVGSETALVDPGGSP; encoded by the exons ATGGAGCCCGGAGAGGCCACCGAGGGGGAGACGCCCGGCTCTCTGTCGGTGGCGCAGAGGAGGGCCGAGATccggaggaggaagctgctcatGAACTCCGAGGACCGGATGAACCGAATCGTCGGCTTCACCAAGCCCGAGAAGGAAAACAACG CCGCGGCGCTCCTGCGTCCCACGGAGCCCCGGTTccacctggacctggaccgGACCGAGCCGTGGTCGCCCTCCCAGAGGCCGTCCCCCTTCCTGTCGGAGGCCTCGGGGCTCATCAGTCGCTCCCGCGGCTCCACGCCAGAGCGGAGGGGCTCGCCGGGGCCGGACTCCGGCGAGCCGGCGGGCGACGGCGTCGGGGGGATCCGACAGAGGCCGAGAGGGGAGCGGGGCCCGGCGGACGACATCGGCGGCTCCCCGCACCGAGGCCTCCAGAAGTACCTGTCCCGCTTTGACGACGCCATGAAACTGCGCGGCCAGCTGGCCAACGAGAAGCCGGCGCAGGACGGGGCGCCCGAGGCGGACGAGTTCGATCCCTTCCGACTCTTCCGGCTCATCGGCAGCGTCCTGCTCGCCGTTTTCGCCAGAGGCTTCGTCTGCACGTTCCTG TCGATATTCGCTCCGTTCCTGACCCTCGAGCTGGCCTACATGGGGCTCTCCAAATACTTTCCAAAG gTCGAGAAGAAGGCTCAGACCACCGTGCTGACCACCGCCCTGCTGCTGTCCGGCATCCCCGCCGAGGTCATCAACCGCTCCATGGACACCTACCGGAGGATGGGCGACGTCTTCGCCGACCTCTGCGTTTACTTCTTCACCTTCATCCTCTCGCACGAGATCCTGCTGCTCGTCGGCTCAGAGACTGCCCTGGTGGACCCGGGAGGATCTCCGTaa